A part of Heliangelus exortis chromosome 3, bHelExo1.hap1, whole genome shotgun sequence genomic DNA contains:
- the LOC139794128 gene encoding uncharacterized protein isoform X5, with product MSGSMARKVQPFTISTKLSLPKCAADFPGDACPGIALASALDNHRGLRRSLNERISLYLAQARASPAAPEGQPRRSSPGGEAGTDEERLNRNSLARSIKKITLSNWHGEAGAGGQGDPARTGGERNHNNNNSRAGKAQFKVFLKKDVDVEDEQQEAGSLVDRGSPFYALAGPPASSPRKESPKGKESTVTPRCGGRGGTGASPLLDPSPLVAQFNREMLQAEGWVRGKLRDLKDGCDLQEWEEVAQTLQRDMKDFENTLIKLNQMGEQLMWRVSPSADGVRRQLLALRDQWQLLKQTSANQSKALGGLRSLQDFNRKAEHLEAWIRHKEEKPSLAALLQESPDKIQLTRRILDLKQEEQQFQSLHEELNSLAQKLEKQGKSESRSIAARRKHLNKMWLRLQGTLKEHHEVLQLALEVATFLQQADTLLGAIHAKQRSICVAGKPGEGEPCRDRDVRDIASQVMMLDVTVSQLLSLQPSLAARVTPKHRDVKEKWVQLQQVLRMEKAPGLVSSSLGTEAVAPSTESQGDDSSRGSVEKEAGDKWSRGSGSMVLKDMPGKAAEHGRGEKTSPGSPATRQPHRGGDNKRKRRGTEAEWGMQQPESQVQDVCQAVNVTVSPHKESAAPGIRPCPVGDVESLKAAQTQPEPLDPSCSGRAVLLERPELGGPPGSPQVEAMLRELGELWEDLQRKHQENGAVLREIDKALRLVGELDRVERWLQTMSESLSEPATMRSPAELRQDLEETGQLERQLLLCGLKLQGLREEAAGEPPTEHEGARKMQRKVEMVEEKLARVQADLRRRAADLRDSLVLSEFLQELQEEEAQSQQAPAAPGSRHCSLQGSFPLLSAQPGQLTSSKDMSHPLGELQEAVEMLNDAAKERERVMEVAAETERLERLVAEVSPRLEALRCRAEALGRDTAQAESGFTVVKSEKDLQGLQGLLSRQQEMERVVSETLQGQLEDLEKAAARLQELCPARLCPASQEVQGTLQAWAGLQELLRETRAHVQQAVRLRHFFKDYLAMISWTEDTRAQIFSETPSGHGLPETPCEELERRIEGKLKEFEALAAAGQQLVSEEHYLSAMIQERLEELQSMLGWVLVRWRAQKHQRDPGNKLEDRRDPESTLGTSPPSQDCALPHLESTCSPVGFMPCSLPERVQGSELQVPARMANSPLASPLLDTPLGVERTWEEASSLTPCSTGPPREAVIWDPAETSTLLLPPRGPGGLGGTVNLILSISKKGEKKKVQTVASGKQPAEEVLQTLSATKSSSCKTFWKRCQGLLGNTWGSLKRKRKPPRQPVEEVQLEAGKTFNTKRPPPATRRPPASCSGTPATSHTLPKAGASSLFNSLQRRERARAEQARLLTLQGIMGASSLQPTPEEHHGPRNTWPQKCGRRKAGPGASTSGLGELLLYVRNPLVRDIDAECGASSGDPRVPDPKATCPHLSLGSVFSLELPRDVAVLRCHQGAMAQREEAGQEQRQGRSVRPWKPTSTHGARWQEEGDVDGHSPQVPSERMGLSTKTEQGTWFEEVSFNPSYSCPRAHRASEELQSPQHPSSTSKDLLDFRSSQPSHITVLHERAGRDRDELATQLGQDSTPRITSRARHHEASQLELRPSAGSISGRAGVIPSPARTQQPADSSQPSGSPASPPASTQLSVFEWALGSPQPPSPVLGTREVCHPAHGQFEEEEEELQAIWDGAGEQQVPSPPASSHARHGPGSGAGSLSSPDATTGGPVILSAANNVLVAKFTLPTAAQLLHSPVTEKSPVVGHSSSVSPSGHRASPRTEEMVSKAPLDSLGVWDQRRYGEEERDGNKAHSSKMEFQMMEGTLERKHVLQTGGRKSSVVALPLNLSGAVCTLDTEYTKKTNCFRIQLRDGSEYLLRAPSQSLMNEWVSKLQQNSGFPEVDYFQAAAQHVESTGGAGGFSKVSSSGSSHLQGHHQVTTAKSQEIVVLPQSNTRLQWPLGSQDGPADGAVAVPEDAHGAGHKKQQWSPRGSPGLWDNSCQEVDYGLVANKRRSYSFTSATYQKITPMAAPRESVEAGSSYSVTLYIGEQASAVPRARCHSFVAQPGSPRDTLSEKTPGPSRPKNKSVFKKFFGKKE from the exons ATGTCGGGCAGCATGGCGAGGAAGGTGCAGCCCTTCACCATCAGCACCAAGCTCTCGCTGCCCAAGTGTGCCGCCGACTTCCCCGGGGACGCCTGCCCCGGCATCGCCCTCGCCTCCGCTCTGGACAACCACCGCGGCCTCCGCCGCAGCCTCAACGAGCGCATCTCCCTCTACCTGGCCCAAGCCCGGGCCAGCCCCGCCGCCCCCGAGGGACAGCCTCGCAGATCCAGCCCCGGCGGGGAAGCGGGGACcgatgaggagaggctgaaccGTAACTCCCTGGCCCGCTCCATTAAGAAGATCACGCTGTCCAACTGGCATGGGGAGGCTGGCGcggggggacagggggacccTGCCCGGACCGGCGGCGAGAGgaaccacaacaacaacaacagcagggcagggaaagcTCAGTTCAAG GTCTTCCTCAAGAAGGATGTGGATGTGGAAGATGAGCAGCAGGAGGCCGGGAGTTTGGTGGACAGAGGGTCTCCCTTCTATGCG CTGGCAGGACCCCCGGCATCATCGCCCCGGAAAGAGAGCCCCAAGGGCAAAGAGTCCACAGTGACGCCGAGATGTGGCGGGCGAGGTGGCACGGGAGCGTCGCCCCTCCTTGACCCAAGCCCTCTGGTAGCCCAGTTCAACCGGGAGATGCTGCAG GCAGAGGGTTGGGTACGAGGCAAGCTACGGGACCTGAAGGATGGCTGCGACCTCCAGGAGTGGGAGGAGGTGGCTCAGACCCTGCAGCGGGACATGAAGGATTTTGAGAACACGTTGATAAAGCTCAaccag ATGGGTGAGCAGCTGATGTGGCGGGTGAGCCCCAGTGCTGATGGGGTGCGGAGGCAGCTCCTAGCCCTGCGGGACCAGTGGCAGCTCTTGAAGCAGACGTCTGCCAACCAGAGCAAAGCCCTGGGGGGGCTGCGGAGCCTGCAGGACTTCAACAGGAAAGCTGAGCATCTGGAGGCATGGATCAGGCACAAG GAGGAGAAGCCATCCCTGGCAGCCCTCCTGCAGGAGAGCCCAGACAAGATTCAGCTCACCCGCCGCATCCTTGACTTGAAGCAG gaggagcagcagttcCAGAGTCTGCATGAGGAGCTGAACAGCCTGGCCCAGAAGCTGGAGAAACAAGGCAAAAGTGAGAGCAGGAGCATTGCAGCCCGGCGCAAGCACCTCAATAAAAT GTGGCTGCGACTGCAGGGGACCCTGAAGGAGCACCATGAGGTTCTTCAGCTGGCCCTGGAGGTGGCCACCTTCCTCCAGCAAGCAGATACCCTGCTTGGAGCCATCCATGCCAAG CAGAGAAGCATCTGCGTTGCGGGGAAGCCGGGGGAGGGCGAGCCATGCCGGGATCGGGATGTCAGAGACATAGCCAGCCAGGTGATG ATGCTGGATGTGACTGTGtctcagctcctcagcctgcagcccagcctggcagcccGAGTCACCCCCAAGCACCGAGATGTCAAGGAGAAGTGGGTGCAGCTTCAGCAAGTGCTGAG GATGGAGAAGGCCCCAGGACTGGTGAGCAGTTCTCTGGGGACCGAAGCTGTGGCTCCAAGCACGGAATCCCAGGGAGATGATAGCAGCCGGGggtctgtggagaaggaagcaggagacaAATGGTCAAGAGGCTCTGGGAGCATG GTGCTGAAGGACATGCCAGGGAAGGCAGCGGAGcatgggagaggagagaagaccAGCCCTGGCTCTCCAGCAACCAGGCAGCCCCATCGTGGTGGGGACAACAAAAG gaagaggagagggacagAGGCTGAGTGGGGCATGCAGCAGCCAGAGTCCCAGGTGCAGGATGTCTGTCAGGCAGTGAATGTG ACTGTGTCCCCACACAAGGAGAGTGCAGCTCCTGGCATCCGCCCGTGTCCAGTGGGGGATGTGGAGAGCCTGAaggcagcacagacacagccagAGCCCCTGGACCCCAGCTGCAGTGGCAGGGCTGTGCTCCTG GAGAGGCCAGAGCTGGGGGGACCTCCGGGGAGCCCACAGGTGGAGGCGATGCTGCGGGAGCTTGGGGAGCTGTGGGAGGACCTGCAGAGGAAGCACCAGGAGAATGGTGCTGTGCTGCGGGAAATTGATAAG GCACTGAGGCTGGTGGGGGAGCTTGACCGGGTGGAGCGGTGGCTGCAAACCATGTCTGAGTCTCTCTCGGAGCCAGCCACCATGAGAAGTCCAGCAGAGCTGCGCCAGGACCTGGAGGAGACAGGGCAGCTGgagaggcagctcctgctgtgtgGCCTCAAGCTCCAGGGGCTGCGGGAAGAGGCAGCAGGCGAGCCACCCACTGAGCATGAAGGGGCGAGGAAGATGCAAAGGAAGGTGGAGATGGTGGAGGAGAA GTTGGCACGTGTGCAGGCAGACCTGCGGCGCCGGGCAGCAGACCTGCGTGACTCCCTGGTGCTATCCGAGTTCCTGCAGGAACTGCAAGAGGAGGAAGCTCAGAGCCAGCAGGCACCTGCAGCG CCAGGAAGCAGGCATTGCAGTTTGCAGGGGTCTTTTCCCCTGCTCTCAGCCCAGCCTGGGCAGCTGACAAGCAGCAAGGACATGAGCCACCCCTtgggagagctgcaggaagctgtGGAGATGCTGAACGATGCAGCCAAGGAACGGGAACGGGTCATGGAGGTtgcagcagagacagaaagactGGAGCGCCTG GTAGCAGAGGTGTCCCCACGCCTGGAGGCCCTTCGATGCAGAGCTGAGGCACTGGGTCGTGACACTGCCCAAGCAGAGAGTGGCTTCACTGTGGTGAAGAGCGAGAAGGatctccaggggctgcagggcttgCTGAGCcggcagcaggagatggag CGTGTGGTGTCAGAGACCCTTCAGGGGCAGCTGGAGGATCTGGAGAAGGCAGCTGCCCGCTTGCAAGAGCTCTGCCCTGCTCGGCTGTGCCCTGCCAGCCAGGAGGTGCAGGGGACACTGCaggcctgggcagggctgcaggagctgctgcgGGAGACCCGGGCCCATGTGCAGCAGGCTGTCCGGCTGCGGCATTTCTTCAAGGATTACTTAGCCATGAT CTCCTGGACAGAGGACACACGGGCTCAGATCTTCTCTGAAACCCCAAGCGGCCATGGTCTCCCAGAGACTCCATGTGAGGAGCTAGAGAGGAGGATTGAAGGGAAGCTCAAGGAGTTtgaggctctggcagcagcGGGGCAGCAGCTGGTGTCTGAAGAGCACTACCTGAGTGCAATG ATACAGGAACGCTTGGAGGAGCTTCAGAGCATGCTGGGCTGGGTTCTGGTGCGCTGGCGAGCACAAAAACACCAGCGTGACCCAGGAAACAAGCTGGAGGACAGAAGAGACCCAGAGAGCACCCTGGGCACATCACCCCCCAGCCAA GATTGTGCTTTGCCCCATCTGGAGAGCACGTGCAGCCCAGTGGGGTTCAtgccctgctccctccctgagCGTGTGCAAGGATCAGAGCTACAGGTGCCAGCACGAATGGCTAACTCCCCACTGGCATCACCCCTCTTGGATACCCCATTGGGAGTGGAGAGAACCTGGGAAGAGGCCAGCAGCTTGACACCCTGCAGCACTGGACCACCCAGGGAGGCTGTCATCTGGGATCCTGCTGAGACTTCCACGCTGCTGCTGCCACCGCGGGGCCCTGGTGGGCTTGGGGGGACAGTCAACCTCATCCTCAGCATTAGCAagaagggggagaagaagaaggtgCAGACAGTGGCCAGTGGCAAGCAGCCAGCAGAGGAGGTGCTGCAGACG ctctctgcCACTAAATCCTCAAGCTGTAAAACCTTTTGGAAGCGTTGCCAGGGGCTTTTAGGAAACACTTGGGGTAGCTTAAAGCGAAAAAGAAAGCCACCTCGCCAGCCAGTGGAAGAG GTGCAGCTGGAGGCTGGGAAAACCTTCAATACAAAGCGGCCGCCCCCAGCCACCCGCCGCcctccagcatcctgcagcGGGAcccctgccacctcccacaCCCTGCCCAAGGCTGGGGCCAGCTCCCTCTTCAACAGCCTGCAGCGGCGGGAGCGGGCACGGGCAGAGCAGGCCCGGCTGCTGACACTGCAGGGCATCATGGgtgccagctccctgcagcccacaCCTGAGGAACACCATGGCCCCAGAAACACATGGCCTCAGAAATGTGGCCGGAGAAAAGCAGGGCCAGGGGCATCCACCTCTGGACTCggggagctgctgctctacGTCAGGAACCCACTGGTGCGGGATATTGACGCTGAGTGTGGGGCGTCTTCTGGGGATCCCCGCGTCCCCGACCCAAAAGCCACATGCCCCCACCTGTCCCTGGGCTCcgtgttcagcctggagctgccTCGGGATGTGGCTGTCCTCAGGTGCCACCAAGGGGCTATGGCACAGCGGgaggaggcagggcaggagcagaggcagggcaggagtGTGAGGCCGTGGAAGCCCACGAGCACACATGGAGCCagatggcaggaggagggggatgtGGATGGACACAGTCCCCAGGTGCCCAGTGAGAGGATGGGGCTGTCCACCAAGACTGAACAAGGAACCTGGTTCGAGGAGGTTAGCTTCAACCCCAGCTACAGCTGCCCAAGGGCACACCGGGCCAGCGAGGAGCTCCAAAGCCCACagcaccccagcagcaccagcaaagACCTCCTGGACTTCAGGTCAAGTCAGCCATCCCACATCACTGTGCTGCATGAGCGGGCTGGCCGGGACAGGGATGAGCTGGCCACCCAGCTAGGCCAGGAcagcacccccaggatcaccAGCAGGGCCAGGCACCATGAAGCCTCTCAGCTGGAGCTCAGGCCATCCGCTGGCAGCATCTCGGGCAGGGCAGGAGTCATCCCTAGCCCTGCCCGCACTCAGCAGCCAGCCGACAGCAGCCAGCCCAGTGGGTCTCCAGCTTCCCCCCCAGCCTCCACCCAGCTCTCTGTCTTTGAGTGGGCACTGGggtcccctcagccccccagccctgtgctgggcaccaGGGAGGTTTGCCACCCTGCCCATGGGCagtttgaggaagaggaggaggagctgcaggccATCTGGGATGGGGCAGGTGAGCAGCAGGTACCCAGCCCACCAGCCAGCAGCCATGCCCGCCATGGGCCGGGCAGTGGGGCAGGCAGTCTCTCAAGCCCCGATGCCACCACCGGCGGGCCCGTCATCCTCTCAGCAGCCAACAATGTGCTAGTGGCCAAGTTCACCCTTCCCACCgctgcccagctcctccacagCCCGGTGACAGAGAAGAGCCCCGTGGTGGggcacagcagcagtgtcagccCCAGTGGGCACAGGGCGTCCCCCCGCACAGAGGAGATGGTGTCCAAAGCACCCCTGGACAGTCTGGGTGTCTGGGATCAGCGGAGGtatggggaagaggagagagatggCAACAAG GCCCATTCCAGTAAAATGGAGTTTCAGATGATGGAGGGGACACTGGAAAGGAAGCACGTGTTGCAGACAGGAGGGAGGAAG agctctgtggtgGCCCTTCCCCTGAACCTCTCTGGGGCAGTCTGCACCCTGGACACTGAATACACTAAGAAGACCAACTGCTTCAGAATACA GCTGCGGGATGGTTCTGAGTACCTCCTGAGGGCCCCCTCACAATCTCTCATGAACGAATGGGTCTCCAAGCTGCAGCAAAACTCAG GTTTCCCTGAAGTGGATTacttccaggcagcagcacagcatgttGAGAGCACTGGCGGTGCTGGGGG TTTCAGCAAGGTCTCCAGCTCTGGAAGCTCCCACCTCCAGGGACATCATCAGGTCACAACTGCCAAGAGCCAGGAGATTGTGGTGCTACCCCAGTCAAACACCCGGCTGCAGTGGCCTCTAGGCAGCCAGGATGGCCCAGCTGATGGGGCCGTGGCAGTACCAG AGGATGCTCATGGGGCAGGCcacaagaagcagcagtggTCACCGAGGGGGTCCCCCGGGCTGTGGGACAACAGCTGTCAAGAAGTTGACTATGGGCTGGTGGCCAACAAGAGGAGGTCCTACTCCTTCACCTCAG CCACCTACCAGAAGATCACACCGATGGCTGCGCCCAGGGAGTCTGTGGAGGCTGGGAGCAGCTACTCAGTCACACTGTACATTGGGGAGCAAGCATCAGCTGTGCCACGAGCACGCTGCCACTCCTTCGTGGCCCAGCCAGGGAGCCCACGGGACACGCTCAGTGAGAAGACCCCCGGACCCTCTCGCCCCAAGAATAAATCTGTCTTCAAGAAGTTCTTCGGGAAAAAGGAGTAA
- the LOC139794128 gene encoding spectrin beta chain, non-erythrocytic 2-like isoform X10 — protein sequence MSGSMARKVQPFTISTKLSLPKCAADFPGDACPGIALASALDNHRGLRRSLNERISLYLAQARASPAAPEGQPRRSSPGGEAGTDEERLNRNSLARSIKKITLSNWHGEAGAGGQGDPARTGGERNHNNNNSRAGKAQFKVFLKKDVDVEDEQQEAGSLVDRGSPFYALAGPPASSPRKESPKGKESTVTPRCGGRGGTGASPLLDPSPLVAQFNREMLQAEGWVRGKLRDLKDGCDLQEWEEVAQTLQRDMKDFENTLIKLNQMGEQLMWRVSPSADGVRRQLLALRDQWQLLKQTSANQSKALGGLRSLQDFNRKAEHLEAWIRHKEEKPSLAALLQESPDKIQLTRRILDLKQEEQQFQSLHEELNSLAQKLEKQGKSESRSIAARRKHLNKMWLRLQGTLKEHHEVLQLALEVATFLQQADTLLGAIHAKQRSICVAGKPGEGEPCRDRDVRDIASQVMMLDVTVSQLLSLQPSLAARVTPKHRDVKEKWVQLQQVLRMEKAPGLVSSSLGTEAVAPSTESQGDDSSRGSVEKEAGDKWSRGSGSMVLKDMPGKAAEHGRGEKTSPGSPATRQPHRGGDNKRKRRGTEAEWGMQQPESQVQDVCQAVNVTVSPHKESAAPGIRPCPVGDVESLKAAQTQPEPLDPSCSGRAVLLERPELGGPPGSPQVEAMLRELGELWEDLQRKHQENGAVLREIDKALRLVGELDRVERWLQTMSESLSEPATMRSPAELRQDLEETGQLERQLLLCGLKLQGLREEAAGEPPTEHEGARKMQRKVEMVEEKLARVQADLRRRAADLRDSLVLSEFLQELQEEEAQSQQAPAAPGSRHCSLQGSFPLLSAQPGQLTSSKDMSHPLGELQEAVEMLNDAAKERERVMEVAAETERLERLVAEVSPRLEALRCRAEALGRDTAQAESGFTVVKSEKDLQGLQGLLSRQQEMERVVSETLQGQLEDLEKAAARLQELCPARLCPASQEVQGTLQAWAGLQELLRETRAHVQQAVRLRHFFKDYLAMISWTEDTRAQIFSETPSGHGLPETPCEELERRIEGKLKEFEALAAAGQQLVSEEHYLSAMIQERLEELQSMLGWVLVRWRAQKHQRDPGNKLEDRRDPESTLGTSPPSQDCALPHLESTCSPVGFMPCSLPERVQGSELQVPARMANSPLASPLLDTPLGVERTWEEASSLTPCSTGPPREAVIWDPAETSTLLLPPRGPGGLGGTVNLILSISKKGEKKKVQTVASGKQPAEEVLQTAHSSKMEFQMMEGTLERKHVLQTGGRKANSRAWSLFHAVLMRQTLCFYQDRRDSLKSSVVALPLNLSGAVCTLDTEYTKKTNCFRIQLRDGSEYLLRAPSQSLMNEWVSKLQQNSGFPEVDYFQAAAQHVESTGGAGGFSKVSSSGSSHLQGHHQVTTAKSQEIVVLPQSNTRLQWPLGSQDGPADGAVAVPEDAHGAGHKKQQWSPRGSPGLWDNSCQEVDYGLVANKRRSYSFTSATYQKITPMAAPRESVEAGSSYSVTLYIGEQASAVPRARCHSFVAQPGSPRDTLSEKTPGPSRPKNKSVFKKFFGKKE from the exons ATGTCGGGCAGCATGGCGAGGAAGGTGCAGCCCTTCACCATCAGCACCAAGCTCTCGCTGCCCAAGTGTGCCGCCGACTTCCCCGGGGACGCCTGCCCCGGCATCGCCCTCGCCTCCGCTCTGGACAACCACCGCGGCCTCCGCCGCAGCCTCAACGAGCGCATCTCCCTCTACCTGGCCCAAGCCCGGGCCAGCCCCGCCGCCCCCGAGGGACAGCCTCGCAGATCCAGCCCCGGCGGGGAAGCGGGGACcgatgaggagaggctgaaccGTAACTCCCTGGCCCGCTCCATTAAGAAGATCACGCTGTCCAACTGGCATGGGGAGGCTGGCGcggggggacagggggacccTGCCCGGACCGGCGGCGAGAGgaaccacaacaacaacaacagcagggcagggaaagcTCAGTTCAAG GTCTTCCTCAAGAAGGATGTGGATGTGGAAGATGAGCAGCAGGAGGCCGGGAGTTTGGTGGACAGAGGGTCTCCCTTCTATGCG CTGGCAGGACCCCCGGCATCATCGCCCCGGAAAGAGAGCCCCAAGGGCAAAGAGTCCACAGTGACGCCGAGATGTGGCGGGCGAGGTGGCACGGGAGCGTCGCCCCTCCTTGACCCAAGCCCTCTGGTAGCCCAGTTCAACCGGGAGATGCTGCAG GCAGAGGGTTGGGTACGAGGCAAGCTACGGGACCTGAAGGATGGCTGCGACCTCCAGGAGTGGGAGGAGGTGGCTCAGACCCTGCAGCGGGACATGAAGGATTTTGAGAACACGTTGATAAAGCTCAaccag ATGGGTGAGCAGCTGATGTGGCGGGTGAGCCCCAGTGCTGATGGGGTGCGGAGGCAGCTCCTAGCCCTGCGGGACCAGTGGCAGCTCTTGAAGCAGACGTCTGCCAACCAGAGCAAAGCCCTGGGGGGGCTGCGGAGCCTGCAGGACTTCAACAGGAAAGCTGAGCATCTGGAGGCATGGATCAGGCACAAG GAGGAGAAGCCATCCCTGGCAGCCCTCCTGCAGGAGAGCCCAGACAAGATTCAGCTCACCCGCCGCATCCTTGACTTGAAGCAG gaggagcagcagttcCAGAGTCTGCATGAGGAGCTGAACAGCCTGGCCCAGAAGCTGGAGAAACAAGGCAAAAGTGAGAGCAGGAGCATTGCAGCCCGGCGCAAGCACCTCAATAAAAT GTGGCTGCGACTGCAGGGGACCCTGAAGGAGCACCATGAGGTTCTTCAGCTGGCCCTGGAGGTGGCCACCTTCCTCCAGCAAGCAGATACCCTGCTTGGAGCCATCCATGCCAAG CAGAGAAGCATCTGCGTTGCGGGGAAGCCGGGGGAGGGCGAGCCATGCCGGGATCGGGATGTCAGAGACATAGCCAGCCAGGTGATG ATGCTGGATGTGACTGTGtctcagctcctcagcctgcagcccagcctggcagcccGAGTCACCCCCAAGCACCGAGATGTCAAGGAGAAGTGGGTGCAGCTTCAGCAAGTGCTGAG GATGGAGAAGGCCCCAGGACTGGTGAGCAGTTCTCTGGGGACCGAAGCTGTGGCTCCAAGCACGGAATCCCAGGGAGATGATAGCAGCCGGGggtctgtggagaaggaagcaggagacaAATGGTCAAGAGGCTCTGGGAGCATG GTGCTGAAGGACATGCCAGGGAAGGCAGCGGAGcatgggagaggagagaagaccAGCCCTGGCTCTCCAGCAACCAGGCAGCCCCATCGTGGTGGGGACAACAAAAG gaagaggagagggacagAGGCTGAGTGGGGCATGCAGCAGCCAGAGTCCCAGGTGCAGGATGTCTGTCAGGCAGTGAATGTG ACTGTGTCCCCACACAAGGAGAGTGCAGCTCCTGGCATCCGCCCGTGTCCAGTGGGGGATGTGGAGAGCCTGAaggcagcacagacacagccagAGCCCCTGGACCCCAGCTGCAGTGGCAGGGCTGTGCTCCTG GAGAGGCCAGAGCTGGGGGGACCTCCGGGGAGCCCACAGGTGGAGGCGATGCTGCGGGAGCTTGGGGAGCTGTGGGAGGACCTGCAGAGGAAGCACCAGGAGAATGGTGCTGTGCTGCGGGAAATTGATAAG GCACTGAGGCTGGTGGGGGAGCTTGACCGGGTGGAGCGGTGGCTGCAAACCATGTCTGAGTCTCTCTCGGAGCCAGCCACCATGAGAAGTCCAGCAGAGCTGCGCCAGGACCTGGAGGAGACAGGGCAGCTGgagaggcagctcctgctgtgtgGCCTCAAGCTCCAGGGGCTGCGGGAAGAGGCAGCAGGCGAGCCACCCACTGAGCATGAAGGGGCGAGGAAGATGCAAAGGAAGGTGGAGATGGTGGAGGAGAA GTTGGCACGTGTGCAGGCAGACCTGCGGCGCCGGGCAGCAGACCTGCGTGACTCCCTGGTGCTATCCGAGTTCCTGCAGGAACTGCAAGAGGAGGAAGCTCAGAGCCAGCAGGCACCTGCAGCG CCAGGAAGCAGGCATTGCAGTTTGCAGGGGTCTTTTCCCCTGCTCTCAGCCCAGCCTGGGCAGCTGACAAGCAGCAAGGACATGAGCCACCCCTtgggagagctgcaggaagctgtGGAGATGCTGAACGATGCAGCCAAGGAACGGGAACGGGTCATGGAGGTtgcagcagagacagaaagactGGAGCGCCTG GTAGCAGAGGTGTCCCCACGCCTGGAGGCCCTTCGATGCAGAGCTGAGGCACTGGGTCGTGACACTGCCCAAGCAGAGAGTGGCTTCACTGTGGTGAAGAGCGAGAAGGatctccaggggctgcagggcttgCTGAGCcggcagcaggagatggag CGTGTGGTGTCAGAGACCCTTCAGGGGCAGCTGGAGGATCTGGAGAAGGCAGCTGCCCGCTTGCAAGAGCTCTGCCCTGCTCGGCTGTGCCCTGCCAGCCAGGAGGTGCAGGGGACACTGCaggcctgggcagggctgcaggagctgctgcgGGAGACCCGGGCCCATGTGCAGCAGGCTGTCCGGCTGCGGCATTTCTTCAAGGATTACTTAGCCATGAT CTCCTGGACAGAGGACACACGGGCTCAGATCTTCTCTGAAACCCCAAGCGGCCATGGTCTCCCAGAGACTCCATGTGAGGAGCTAGAGAGGAGGATTGAAGGGAAGCTCAAGGAGTTtgaggctctggcagcagcGGGGCAGCAGCTGGTGTCTGAAGAGCACTACCTGAGTGCAATG ATACAGGAACGCTTGGAGGAGCTTCAGAGCATGCTGGGCTGGGTTCTGGTGCGCTGGCGAGCACAAAAACACCAGCGTGACCCAGGAAACAAGCTGGAGGACAGAAGAGACCCAGAGAGCACCCTGGGCACATCACCCCCCAGCCAA GATTGTGCTTTGCCCCATCTGGAGAGCACGTGCAGCCCAGTGGGGTTCAtgccctgctccctccctgagCGTGTGCAAGGATCAGAGCTACAGGTGCCAGCACGAATGGCTAACTCCCCACTGGCATCACCCCTCTTGGATACCCCATTGGGAGTGGAGAGAACCTGGGAAGAGGCCAGCAGCTTGACACCCTGCAGCACTGGACCACCCAGGGAGGCTGTCATCTGGGATCCTGCTGAGACTTCCACGCTGCTGCTGCCACCGCGGGGCCCTGGTGGGCTTGGGGGGACAGTCAACCTCATCCTCAGCATTAGCAagaagggggagaagaagaaggtgCAGACAGTGGCCAGTGGCAAGCAGCCAGCAGAGGAGGTGCTGCAGACG GCCCATTCCAGTAAAATGGAGTTTCAGATGATGGAGGGGACACTGGAAAGGAAGCACGTGTTGCAGACAGGAGGGAGGAAG GCCAACAGCCGTGCCTGGAGCCTTTTCCATGCCGTGCTTATGAGGCAGACGCTGTGCTTCTACCAGGACCGGAGAGACAGCCTCAAG agctctgtggtgGCCCTTCCCCTGAACCTCTCTGGGGCAGTCTGCACCCTGGACACTGAATACACTAAGAAGACCAACTGCTTCAGAATACA GCTGCGGGATGGTTCTGAGTACCTCCTGAGGGCCCCCTCACAATCTCTCATGAACGAATGGGTCTCCAAGCTGCAGCAAAACTCAG GTTTCCCTGAAGTGGATTacttccaggcagcagcacagcatgttGAGAGCACTGGCGGTGCTGGGGG TTTCAGCAAGGTCTCCAGCTCTGGAAGCTCCCACCTCCAGGGACATCATCAGGTCACAACTGCCAAGAGCCAGGAGATTGTGGTGCTACCCCAGTCAAACACCCGGCTGCAGTGGCCTCTAGGCAGCCAGGATGGCCCAGCTGATGGGGCCGTGGCAGTACCAG AGGATGCTCATGGGGCAGGCcacaagaagcagcagtggTCACCGAGGGGGTCCCCCGGGCTGTGGGACAACAGCTGTCAAGAAGTTGACTATGGGCTGGTGGCCAACAAGAGGAGGTCCTACTCCTTCACCTCAG CCACCTACCAGAAGATCACACCGATGGCTGCGCCCAGGGAGTCTGTGGAGGCTGGGAGCAGCTACTCAGTCACACTGTACATTGGGGAGCAAGCATCAGCTGTGCCACGAGCACGCTGCCACTCCTTCGTGGCCCAGCCAGGGAGCCCACGGGACACGCTCAGTGAGAAGACCCCCGGACCCTCTCGCCCCAAGAATAAATCTGTCTTCAAGAAGTTCTTCGGGAAAAAGGAGTAA